The Saccharomonospora glauca K62 genome has a segment encoding these proteins:
- a CDS encoding type III secretion system chaperone family protein, whose protein sequence is MTGSEHGSRVDALIRSTLDAAGLEYNRRREGVYFVTLPGTKKLQTNCWLIAREHSLAVEAFVCRRPDEAHEDVYRFLLRRNAKLYGVHYTIDSVGDIYLVGRFGLDAVTESELDKVLGQVLEAADGDFNTLLEIGFATSIRREWDWRVSRGESLANLKAFEHLVRPESPHTPGSLTSD, encoded by the coding sequence GTGACCGGTTCCGAACACGGCAGCCGGGTGGATGCGTTGATCCGGTCGACACTCGACGCGGCAGGTCTCGAGTACAACCGGCGCCGGGAGGGGGTGTACTTCGTCACACTGCCGGGCACGAAGAAGCTCCAGACCAACTGCTGGCTGATCGCCAGGGAGCACTCGCTGGCCGTGGAGGCGTTCGTGTGTCGGCGGCCCGACGAGGCCCACGAGGACGTCTACCGGTTCCTGCTGCGTCGTAACGCGAAGCTCTACGGTGTCCACTACACCATCGACTCCGTCGGTGACATCTACCTCGTCGGCCGGTTCGGATTGGACGCCGTCACCGAGTCGGAACTCGACAAGGTGCTCGGTCAGGTGCTGGAAGCGGCCGACGGCGATTTCAACACGTTGCTGGAGATCGGCTTCGCGACCTCCATCCGGCGGGAGTGGGATTGGCGGGTCTCGCGCGGGGAATCGCTGGCGAACCTCAAGGCATTCGAGCACCTGGTGCGGCCCGAGTCCCCGCATACGCCGGGTTCGCTCACGTCGGACTGA
- a CDS encoding phosphoglyceromutase codes for MAELGTLVLLRHGQSTWNAENLFTGWVDVPLSEQGEAEARRGGELLVEAGLLPDVVHTSLLRRAIATANIALDVADRHWIDVRRSWRLNERHYGALQGKNKKQTLEQFGEEQFMLWRRSYDTPPPPIEADSEYSQEGDPRYAGLGDEMPRTECLKDVVARLLPYWESAIVPDLRAGRTVLVAAHGNSLRALVKHLDGISDADIAGLNIPTGIPLRYDLRDVDGDLKPTNPGGTYLDPEEAEKAAAAVANQGR; via the coding sequence ATGGCCGAACTTGGAACCCTGGTGCTGCTGCGACACGGGCAGAGCACGTGGAATGCGGAGAACCTGTTCACGGGCTGGGTCGACGTCCCGCTCTCCGAGCAGGGCGAAGCCGAGGCCCGGCGGGGCGGCGAACTCCTCGTCGAGGCGGGCCTGCTCCCCGACGTCGTCCACACGTCGCTGCTGCGTCGCGCGATTGCGACGGCGAACATCGCCCTCGACGTCGCCGACCGCCACTGGATCGACGTGCGCAGGAGCTGGCGCCTCAACGAACGGCACTACGGCGCGCTCCAGGGCAAGAACAAGAAGCAGACGCTGGAGCAGTTCGGCGAGGAACAGTTCATGCTGTGGCGGCGTTCCTACGACACCCCGCCGCCGCCCATCGAGGCCGACAGCGAGTACAGCCAGGAGGGCGACCCGCGCTACGCCGGACTCGGCGACGAGATGCCGAGGACCGAGTGCCTCAAGGACGTAGTGGCGCGCCTGCTGCCGTACTGGGAGTCCGCGATCGTGCCCGACCTCAGGGCGGGCCGGACGGTGCTCGTCGCCGCGCACGGCAACTCGCTGCGCGCCCTGGTCAAGCACCTCGACGGCATCTCCGACGCCGACATCGCCGGGCTCAACATCCCGACGGGCATCCCGCTGCGCTACGACCTCCGCGACGTCGACGGCGACCTGAAGCCGACCAACCCCGGCGGCACCTACCTCGACCCCGAGGAGGCCGAGAAGGCCGCCGCGGCCGTGGCCAACCAGGGTCGCTGA
- a CDS encoding sensor histidine kinase: MTAPATFALAITAVVIGLLVGIAVGRSGLARRRSGARGPTAAELLDRSMRSSNNGVLILNRFGDLVLHNRRAEALGLVRQNQADVRARKAAERVADTNEATEIDLSPLAVRGRGPQAVLGEVRPLGDGFTVVEAVDHSDAVRLEATRRDFVANVSHELKTPVGAIALLAEAVLDAADDAEEVRRFGEKILRESTRLGRLVTELIELSRLQGAEKLPELTVVDVDTVVAEALGRTRLAAESADIRITTDKVSGLTVEGDRTLLVTALSNLLDNAVAYSQAGSPVSISRKLVDGYVEIAVTDRGIGIAEADQQRVFERFYRADKARSRATGGTGLGLAIVKHVAANHGGEVRLWSRPGVGSTFTLRIPAHQGADQPAGEASPTASEAATRSGSGSRRARPATVAAQESTGGGVS, encoded by the coding sequence GTGACGGCGCCCGCTACGTTCGCGCTGGCCATCACCGCTGTGGTGATCGGCCTTCTCGTCGGTATAGCCGTCGGCAGGTCCGGCCTCGCCCGCAGACGCTCGGGAGCGCGAGGACCCACGGCCGCGGAGTTGCTCGACCGGTCCATGCGCTCGTCCAACAACGGCGTGCTGATCCTCAACCGCTTCGGCGACCTGGTGCTCCACAACCGCCGGGCGGAGGCACTCGGTCTCGTCCGGCAGAACCAGGCCGACGTCCGGGCACGCAAGGCGGCGGAGCGGGTGGCCGACACCAACGAGGCCACCGAGATCGACCTCTCCCCCCTCGCGGTGCGAGGACGAGGACCCCAGGCCGTGCTCGGCGAGGTCCGGCCTCTCGGTGACGGATTCACCGTGGTCGAGGCCGTCGACCACTCCGACGCCGTGCGCCTGGAGGCCACTCGACGGGACTTCGTCGCCAACGTCAGCCACGAGCTGAAGACCCCCGTCGGTGCCATCGCGCTGCTCGCGGAGGCCGTTCTCGACGCGGCGGACGACGCCGAGGAGGTCCGGCGGTTCGGTGAGAAGATCCTGCGCGAGTCCACGCGGCTGGGCAGGCTCGTCACCGAGCTGATCGAGCTGTCGCGGCTGCAGGGCGCGGAGAAGCTTCCGGAACTGACCGTGGTGGACGTGGACACCGTGGTGGCCGAGGCCCTGGGACGTACCCGGCTCGCCGCCGAGTCCGCCGACATCCGGATCACCACCGACAAGGTCAGCGGCCTCACCGTCGAGGGCGACCGCACGCTGCTCGTCACCGCGCTGTCGAACCTGCTGGACAACGCCGTGGCGTACTCGCAGGCGGGCAGTCCCGTGTCGATCAGCCGCAAGCTCGTCGACGGCTACGTCGAGATCGCCGTCACCGACCGCGGTATCGGCATCGCCGAGGCCGACCAGCAGCGGGTGTTCGAGCGTTTCTACCGGGCCGACAAGGCTCGCTCCCGCGCCACCGGCGGGACGGGGCTCGGACTGGCCATCGTGAAGCACGTCGCCGCGAACCACGGCGGTGAGGTTCGGTTGTGGAGCAGGCCGGGGGTCGGCTCCACGTTCACGCTGCGTATACCGGCCCACCAGGGCGCCGACCAACCGGCCGGGGAGGCATCCCCCACCGCCTCCGAGGCCGCCACGAGGTCGGGTTCGGGCTCACGGCGCGCACGACCCGCGACCGTGGCCGCACAGGAAAGCACCGGAGGAGGAGTGTCGTGA
- a CDS encoding response regulator transcription factor: MTRVLIVEDEESFADPLAFLLRKEGFTAAIANDGKQALEEFDRNGADIVLLDLMLPGMSGTDVCKQLRQRSGVPVIMVTARDSEIDKVVGLELGADDYVTKPYSARELIARIRAVLRRGGEAAADSQQTQSVLTAGPVRMDVERHVVTVNGTEVALPLKEFDLLEYLLRNVGRVLTRGQLIDRVWGADYVGDTKTLDVHVKRLRSKIEPDPGSPRHLVTVRGLGYKFEA, from the coding sequence GTGACCAGGGTCCTGATCGTGGAGGACGAGGAGTCTTTCGCCGACCCGCTGGCCTTCCTGCTGCGGAAGGAGGGGTTCACGGCCGCCATCGCAAACGACGGCAAGCAGGCCCTGGAGGAGTTCGACCGCAACGGCGCCGACATCGTCCTGCTCGACCTCATGCTGCCGGGGATGAGCGGCACGGACGTCTGCAAGCAGCTCCGCCAGCGTTCCGGCGTGCCGGTGATCATGGTGACGGCTCGGGACAGCGAGATCGACAAGGTGGTAGGCCTGGAGCTGGGGGCCGACGACTACGTCACCAAGCCCTACTCGGCGCGAGAACTCATCGCTCGCATCCGCGCGGTGCTGCGGCGGGGCGGGGAGGCCGCGGCCGACTCCCAGCAGACCCAGTCCGTGCTGACGGCGGGCCCGGTGCGCATGGACGTCGAGCGACACGTGGTGACGGTGAACGGCACCGAGGTGGCGCTGCCGCTCAAGGAGTTCGACCTGCTGGAGTACCTCCTGCGCAACGTCGGCCGCGTGCTCACGCGTGGCCAGCTCATCGACCGGGTGTGGGGGGCCGACTACGTCGGGGACACCAAGACCCTGGACGTCCATGTCAAGCGTCTTCGGTCGAAGATCGAGCCGGACCCCGGTTCGCCGCGACATCTGGTCACCGTTCGTGGGTTGGGCTATAAATTCGAAGCCTGA
- a CDS encoding Ppx/GppA phosphatase family protein: MRLGVLDVGSNTVHLLVVDAHRGAHPTPMHSEKTVLRLVERIDSDGELDKKAADELVLAVAEARDAAGRLGCEELMSFATSAIRDAVNADEVLRRVVDETGVELRVLSGAQEATLTFLAVRRWFGWSAGRLLVLDIGGGSLEIATGVDEQPELAESLPLGAGRITRTRFAHDPPTRSEVVSTTAWLEGELGDLARRVVSTGVPDRVVATSKTFRSLARLTGAAPSSAGPRVSRVLTQAGLRQLIAFISRMSSDDLAQLEGVSPSRAHQLVAGALVAESTMRALSLESLEICPWALREGVILQRLDHSDGTEQTALLTGRRRDA, from the coding sequence GTGCGCCTAGGGGTACTCGATGTCGGATCGAACACGGTCCACCTGTTGGTGGTGGACGCGCATCGTGGTGCCCATCCCACGCCGATGCACTCCGAGAAGACGGTGTTGCGCCTCGTTGAGCGCATCGACTCCGACGGCGAGCTCGACAAGAAGGCCGCCGACGAGCTGGTGCTCGCGGTCGCCGAGGCCCGCGACGCGGCCGGACGACTCGGCTGCGAGGAGCTCATGTCGTTCGCGACGTCGGCGATCAGGGACGCCGTCAACGCCGACGAGGTGCTCCGGCGGGTCGTCGACGAGACCGGCGTCGAGCTGCGGGTGCTGAGCGGCGCGCAGGAAGCCACCCTCACGTTCCTCGCCGTGCGCCGGTGGTTCGGCTGGTCGGCGGGACGCCTGCTGGTGCTCGACATCGGTGGTGGCTCCCTGGAGATCGCGACGGGAGTGGACGAGCAACCCGAGCTCGCCGAGTCGTTGCCCCTCGGCGCAGGACGCATCACGCGCACACGCTTCGCGCACGACCCGCCGACGCGTTCGGAAGTGGTCTCCACCACGGCGTGGCTGGAGGGCGAGCTCGGTGACCTCGCTCGTCGCGTCGTGAGCACGGGGGTGCCCGACCGGGTCGTGGCGACGTCGAAGACGTTCCGATCGTTGGCTCGGCTGACGGGGGCGGCCCCGTCGTCGGCGGGGCCGCGGGTGAGCCGCGTGCTAACCCAAGCCGGGCTGAGGCAGCTCATCGCGTTCATCTCACGGATGTCGTCGGACGACCTCGCGCAGTTGGAGGGCGTGAGTCCCAGTCGCGCCCACCAGCTCGTCGCGGGCGCCCTCGTGGCGGAGAGCACGATGCGGGCGCTGTCACTGGAGTCCTTGGAAATCTGTCCCTGGGCCCTACGGGAGGGTGTCATCCTGCAACGGTTGGACCACTCCGACGGCACAGAACAGACTGCTTTGCTGACCGGCCGGAGGCGGGACGCATGA
- a CDS encoding sugar phosphate isomerase/epimerase family protein translates to MSVPTIPVALSTASVWPLRAKRAFELAAELGFDGVEVMVWVDPDSQNVAELRKHSLETGVPVLSVHSPSLLITQRVWSSDPEVRLRRSVEAALELEASTVVVHPPFRWQRRYGDRFADLLAELEQRSGVAVAVENMFKVRPLGRRNARVSAFRPSIDPTDVGYAHYTLDLSHAAAAGMDALALADRMGDGLAHVHLSDGTGVPKDQHLVPGRGTQPCAELLESLVERGYEGTVVLEVNTRGAKYPANRVADLAEALLFTRLHLGQ, encoded by the coding sequence GTGTCCGTTCCGACAATCCCGGTTGCGTTGTCCACGGCCTCGGTGTGGCCGTTGCGGGCGAAGCGGGCGTTCGAACTGGCCGCCGAGCTCGGCTTCGACGGGGTCGAGGTCATGGTGTGGGTCGACCCGGACAGCCAGAACGTGGCGGAACTGCGCAAGCACAGCCTGGAGACGGGCGTACCCGTGCTGTCGGTGCATTCACCGTCACTACTGATCACGCAGCGCGTGTGGTCGTCGGACCCGGAGGTACGGCTGCGTCGTTCGGTGGAGGCCGCGCTCGAACTGGAGGCGTCGACCGTGGTGGTGCACCCTCCGTTTCGCTGGCAGCGCAGGTACGGGGACCGCTTCGCCGACCTTCTCGCCGAGCTGGAACAACGCAGTGGGGTAGCGGTCGCGGTGGAGAACATGTTCAAGGTCCGGCCGCTCGGACGCCGCAACGCGCGCGTGTCGGCGTTCCGGCCGTCGATCGATCCCACCGACGTCGGTTACGCGCACTACACGCTCGACCTGTCCCACGCCGCCGCGGCCGGAATGGACGCGCTGGCGTTGGCCGACCGGATGGGTGACGGACTCGCCCACGTGCATCTCTCCGACGGCACCGGGGTCCCGAAGGACCAGCACCTCGTGCCGGGACGGGGCACCCAGCCGTGTGCCGAGCTGCTCGAAAGCCTGGTGGAGCGGGGGTATGAGGGGACCGTGGTGCTGGAGGTCAACACCCGAGGGGCCAAGTACCCGGCGAACCGGGTCGCGGACCTCGCCGAGGCGTTGTTGTTCACCCGCCTGCACCTCGGACAGTGA
- a CDS encoding proline dehydrogenase family protein, with the protein MEPLRSLILAAADSDVARRMATTAPGIRQIVARFVPGETVDDALRAVKALAADGRCATLDYLGEYTRDPTLVERTVRTYLRLLDELSTRGLSDQAEVSVKLSALTVDGDRELAARNLGLICEAAEQCGTTVTVDMEDHTTTDATLGVVERARRTWPWVGAVVQSYLHRTESDVASLAHKGSRVRLCKGAYAEPADVAYTDTHEVDLSYVRCANLLLEGGAYPMFATHDPRLVRLLRQRTRWYGMRRGSYEYQMLYGVRPDEQRRLAAEGETVRVYVPFGEQWYGYLMRRLAERPANLALFLRALAIRS; encoded by the coding sequence GTGGAGCCCCTGCGATCGTTGATCCTCGCCGCCGCCGACAGCGACGTGGCCCGGCGAATGGCCACCACGGCGCCGGGTATACGGCAGATCGTCGCCCGTTTCGTTCCGGGTGAAACCGTGGACGACGCCTTGCGAGCCGTGAAGGCCCTCGCCGCGGACGGTCGGTGCGCGACGTTGGACTACCTGGGCGAGTACACCCGAGATCCCACTCTGGTGGAGCGTACGGTCCGGACCTACCTGCGGTTGCTCGACGAATTGTCGACGCGAGGACTGTCCGATCAGGCCGAGGTGAGCGTGAAGCTCTCGGCGTTGACTGTGGACGGCGACCGGGAACTCGCCGCGCGAAACCTGGGGCTGATCTGCGAGGCGGCCGAGCAGTGCGGTACCACCGTCACCGTCGACATGGAGGACCACACCACGACCGACGCCACGTTGGGGGTCGTCGAGCGGGCCCGGCGCACGTGGCCGTGGGTGGGAGCAGTGGTCCAGTCCTATCTCCACCGCACGGAGTCCGATGTCGCCTCCCTGGCGCACAAGGGCTCCCGAGTCCGACTGTGCAAGGGCGCCTACGCTGAGCCCGCGGACGTTGCCTACACCGACACGCACGAGGTCGATCTCAGCTACGTGCGATGTGCCAACCTGCTGTTGGAAGGTGGTGCGTACCCCATGTTCGCGACGCACGACCCACGGCTGGTGAGGTTGCTGCGGCAACGCACGCGCTGGTACGGCATGCGAAGAGGCAGCTACGAATACCAGATGCTGTACGGAGTTCGGCCGGACGAGCAACGTCGGCTGGCCGCGGAAGGGGAAACCGTGCGCGTGTACGTGCCGTTCGGGGAACAGTGGTACGGCTACCTGATGCGAAGGCTGGCGGAACGTCCCGCGAACCTGGCGTTGTTCCTTCGAGCCTTGGCCATCCGTTCGTGA
- a CDS encoding thioesterase family protein produces the protein MSTVDSEPLSFAAACELRSLGDGTFTTDLRQEWSIGRHPHGGFLLALAAKAGIRALWEAGEPPAEPLAVSAEFLHALALGPVLLRADVRKAGRRATVVAVSVEQRGRSCMEARVTAGRLPLRPPVWNDIPALPADPPANTVALSGHTAEGVFHLAKGCDVRIDPSTAGFLAGRRDDPPRLRLWARPRHGAPDPYFLLLAGDLNPPVVFNLGRTGWAPTVQLTALVRTRPHPGWLRIQVDCRSVHEGWFDSDAVVVDSHGRLVCQARQLALSPLP, from the coding sequence GTGAGTACGGTCGATTCGGAGCCGCTGTCGTTCGCGGCCGCATGTGAGTTGCGCTCCCTCGGGGACGGCACGTTCACCACGGACCTCCGGCAGGAGTGGTCGATCGGCAGGCACCCTCACGGGGGGTTCCTGCTCGCCCTCGCGGCGAAGGCCGGTATCCGGGCGTTGTGGGAAGCGGGAGAGCCACCCGCCGAGCCGCTGGCGGTGAGCGCGGAGTTCCTGCACGCGCTCGCGCTCGGTCCGGTGCTGCTGCGTGCCGATGTCCGCAAGGCGGGCAGAAGGGCCACGGTGGTGGCCGTGAGCGTGGAACAGCGGGGCCGCAGTTGTATGGAGGCACGCGTGACGGCGGGTCGGCTTCCGTTGCGGCCACCGGTGTGGAACGACATTCCCGCGCTTCCCGCGGACCCGCCCGCCAACACGGTGGCGTTGTCGGGCCACACTGCCGAGGGCGTGTTCCACCTGGCCAAGGGGTGTGACGTCCGGATCGATCCCTCCACCGCGGGCTTTCTCGCGGGCCGTCGGGACGACCCGCCGCGGCTGCGGTTGTGGGCGCGCCCGCGGCACGGTGCGCCCGATCCGTACTTCCTCCTCCTGGCGGGCGACCTCAACCCGCCGGTGGTGTTCAACCTCGGCAGGACGGGGTGGGCGCCGACGGTGCAGCTCACGGCATTGGTGCGAACCCGGCCCCATCCGGGGTGGCTGCGTATCCAGGTCGACTGCCGGTCCGTGCACGAGGGTTGGTTCGACTCCGACGCCGTCGTCGTCGACAGTCACGGCCGGCTCGTGTGTCAGGCGAGGCAGCTCGCCCTGTCCCCCCTGCCGTGA
- the proC gene encoding pyrroline-5-carboxylate reductase — protein MGTIAVLGAGKIGEALLSGLISGGRSPEDLLFTERHPERAAELEARYGITGVTVREAAQRADLLVVAVKPQDIDPVLADLAPVLRPQSLVVSLCAGLPTSLFERKLPSGTPVVRVMPNTPMLVGEAMSAVSAGKYAGPEHVKAVTELLSCVGKVVEVPESQQDAVTALSGSGPAYFFYLVEAMIDAGILLGLPRAVAERLIVQSAVGAAKMLDEGESHPVLLREAVTSPGGTTINAIRELEKHGVRAALIAAIEAARDRSAELGRAHED, from the coding sequence ATGGGAACCATCGCGGTACTGGGTGCGGGCAAGATCGGTGAGGCTCTGCTGTCGGGGTTGATTAGCGGTGGACGGTCCCCCGAGGACCTGTTGTTCACCGAGCGTCATCCCGAGCGGGCGGCCGAGCTGGAGGCCCGCTACGGAATCACGGGCGTGACCGTGCGGGAAGCGGCACAGCGGGCCGACCTGCTGGTGGTGGCGGTGAAGCCGCAGGACATCGACCCCGTGCTCGCCGACCTGGCGCCAGTGCTGCGACCGCAGTCCCTCGTGGTGTCGTTGTGCGCGGGACTGCCCACCTCGTTGTTCGAGCGGAAGCTGCCCTCGGGCACTCCCGTGGTCCGGGTGATGCCCAACACGCCGATGCTCGTGGGCGAGGCCATGAGCGCCGTGTCCGCGGGTAAGTACGCGGGCCCCGAACACGTCAAGGCCGTCACCGAACTGCTGAGCTGTGTGGGCAAGGTGGTGGAGGTCCCCGAGTCGCAGCAGGACGCGGTGACCGCGTTGTCCGGGTCGGGCCCGGCGTACTTCTTCTACCTGGTCGAGGCCATGATCGACGCCGGTATCCTGCTGGGCCTTCCCCGAGCCGTGGCCGAGCGGCTCATCGTGCAGTCCGCCGTCGGGGCGGCCAAGATGCTCGACGAGGGCGAGAGTCACCCGGTGTTGCTCAGGGAGGCCGTCACCTCGCCGGGTGGTACCACCATCAACGCGATCCGGGAACTGGAGAAGCACGGGGTGCGGGCCGCGCTGATCGCGGCCATCGAGGCGGCACGCGACCGCTCCGCCGAACTCGGTCGCGCGCACGAGGACTGA
- a CDS encoding helix-turn-helix domain-containing protein, whose amino-acid sequence MPPNNNQDVPGRHVQFLTVAEVAALMRVSKMTVYRLVHSGELPAVRVGKSFRVPEQAVHDYLDNAYFDVG is encoded by the coding sequence ATGCCGCCGAACAACAATCAGGACGTACCCGGCAGGCACGTCCAGTTCCTGACAGTCGCCGAGGTCGCCGCCCTGATGAGGGTCTCCAAGATGACGGTCTACCGGCTGGTGCACTCCGGTGAGCTGCCCGCCGTGCGGGTGGGCAAGTCATTCCGGGTACCCGAGCAGGCCGTCCACGACTACCTCGACAACGCCTACTTCGACGTGGGGTAG
- a CDS encoding 30S ribosomal protein bS22 yields MGSVIKKRRKRMSKKKHRKLLRRTRVQRRKQGK; encoded by the coding sequence GTGGGCTCGGTAATCAAGAAGCGCCGTAAGCGCATGTCGAAGAAGAAGCACCGCAAGCTGCTTCGCCGCACGCGGGTGCAGCGTCGCAAGCAGGGTAAGTGA